DNA from Paraburkholderia sp. BL10I2N1:
GGGCCGGTGCCGCCGGTCGTCAGTACGAGGTCGCAGCCGGCTTCGTCGACCAGTTCGATCAGCGTCGCCGAGATCGTCGCGGCGTCGTCCTGGATCAGCCGGGTTTCAGCGCGCCATGGCGAGATCAAGGCGTTTCCCAGCCACTCCTCAAGCGCCGGAATGCCCTTGTCCTCATAGACGCCGCGACTGGCGCGGTCGCTGATCGACACGAGGCCGATCAGGATTTCGTCGGGATGGTTACGCGTGGGTATTGTCATCATTGTCACCAAGGGCGTCTGCATCGGCTTCGTCGTCGTCTTCGGCGCCTGCCTTGCTGGCGTCCTTGATCCACTGGAACAGCTCACGGAAATAGCGTGGCGGCTTGCCCTGCTCCGACTCCTTGCGCGCGTTGCGGATCAGCGTGCGCCCTTCCTGCGGATCGACGGCCGGGTGCTGGCGGATAAATTCGGTCAGTGCTACATCGTCGGCCAGCAGTTTTTCGCGGGTGCGCTCGATCCAGTGCAGACGCGCCGTTTCGGCCTTGTTGATGCCATGGTAGCTGTCGAGCGCGGTGCGCAGCGCGGCCGTTTCCCCGTCCAGCAGCGATCGCATCACGCGCCCGACATACTGAACCTGGCGCCGTTTGCCCTCGTGATCGGTAATACGGCGCGCTTCGCGGACGGCGTCGCCGAGCGCTTCGGGCATTGGCATGCGCTTGAGCGCGTCTTTCGGCAGCGCGATCAGCGCCTCGCCCAGCTCCTGCAGCGCGTGCATTTCACGCTTGAGCTGGGATTTGCTGGGACGGTCGTACCCGTTTTCGTCGACGACGGGTTCGGGATGGATGGGTTGAGTGCGGGTTTTGCGTGTCATGGCGATATTGTAGCGTGCCGTGCCTGCCGAACCGGCGGGCGGGAAGGCTAAACCTGACGAACGGCTCGCCGCGCGAAGGTGAGCCGAAGACCCGCGGAAGGCCAGGTGCGGCGGCGCGGACCTTGCTATGATCGCGGGATACGTAACTTCACCGATGCAAAAACAAAGCCGGGCCGCTTTTCGGCCCTAAACTGGACGGCAACGACGATGGCAGCAGACACCGACATGGACGTCAAACAGCGCTTTTTCCCGCACACGCAGGACGAACTGAAGCAGATCGCGGAAGACATTCTGCGTCACGCCAAGGCGATCGGCGGCACCGACGCGGCGACCGAAATCTCTGAAGGTGACGGTCTGTCGGTCTCCGTGCGACGTGGCGAAGTCGAAACGATCGAGCACAACCGCGACAAGATGGTCGGCGTGACAGTGTTCATCGGCAACAAGCGCGGCAATGCCAGCACATCCGACTTTTCGTCAGAGGCCTTGAAGGACACGGTGGCGGCCGCGTACAACATCGCCCGCTTTACCGCCGAGGACGATTGCGCC
Protein-coding regions in this window:
- the yjgA gene encoding ribosome biogenesis factor YjgA, with the translated sequence MTRKTRTQPIHPEPVVDENGYDRPSKSQLKREMHALQELGEALIALPKDALKRMPMPEALGDAVREARRITDHEGKRRQVQYVGRVMRSLLDGETAALRTALDSYHGINKAETARLHWIERTREKLLADDVALTEFIRQHPAVDPQEGRTLIRNARKESEQGKPPRYFRELFQWIKDASKAGAEDDDEADADALGDNDDNTHA